Proteins co-encoded in one Streptomyces roseochromogenus subsp. oscitans DS 12.976 genomic window:
- a CDS encoding macro domain-containing protein, with product MRLSVSRPAGPRWSRRGRRAFAGSVLAAFGAVSAVVQFVGQLFPAAVSPPGPVLAGSVALCLAWGLARARPQSAVRQEFGRPGMTVVVEEGDLFDQPGHLVVGFTDTFDTLVHDAVVINDASVQGQLLSRRYAGDARRLDAELAVALDGTAPVARERVEDKPRGKRDRYPSGTVAVLGTRPQLVFAVAYSRMGDDCVASSSVHDLWFGLDRLWDAVRRHAQLERVTMPLTGAGLARLHDLDEDSLLRLILLSIVTHSWERLVCRELHVVIRSGELDRIDLPETGAFLAGLAAGARRHL from the coding sequence ATGCGATTGTCCGTTTCGCGGCCGGCCGGCCCGCGATGGTCGCGGCGCGGGCGACGGGCGTTCGCGGGCAGTGTGCTGGCGGCCTTCGGTGCCGTGTCGGCCGTCGTGCAGTTCGTGGGGCAGCTGTTCCCGGCCGCCGTGTCCCCTCCGGGGCCGGTCCTGGCCGGTTCCGTCGCCCTGTGCCTGGCCTGGGGACTGGCCCGGGCGCGCCCTCAGTCCGCGGTACGGCAGGAGTTCGGGCGCCCGGGTATGACCGTGGTGGTCGAGGAGGGCGACCTCTTCGACCAGCCGGGTCATCTGGTGGTGGGGTTCACCGACACCTTCGACACCCTCGTGCACGACGCCGTCGTCATCAACGACGCGAGTGTGCAAGGGCAGTTGCTCAGCCGCCGCTACGCGGGGGACGCCCGGCGGCTGGACGCGGAGCTGGCCGTGGCGCTGGACGGGACGGCTCCGGTGGCGCGGGAGCGGGTGGAGGACAAGCCGCGGGGCAAACGGGACCGGTATCCGTCCGGGACCGTCGCCGTCCTCGGTACCAGGCCCCAGCTGGTCTTCGCCGTCGCCTACAGCCGGATGGGCGACGACTGCGTCGCCTCCTCCAGCGTGCACGACCTGTGGTTCGGCCTGGACCGGCTGTGGGACGCGGTCCGCCGGCACGCCCAGCTGGAGCGCGTCACCATGCCGCTGACCGGCGCGGGGCTCGCCCGGCTGCACGACCTCGACGAGGACAGCCTGCTGCGGCTGATCCTGCTGTCGATCGTCACGCACTCGTGGGAGCGGCTGGTCTGCCGCGAACTGCACGTGGTGATCCGCTCCGGCGAGCTGGACCGGATCGACCTGCCGGAGACCGGCGCGTTCCTGGCCGGCCTCGCAGCGGGTGCCCGCCGTCACCTCTGA
- a CDS encoding macro domain-containing protein has translation MQIGIPRVRVSVLGPVRLDVNGTPVRLTPLTARLLVRLVAADGEAVTARRLYRDVWQQTVELPRQEPRNRNEVQKRILELRRAFDLAGPGYGARIIRTGQLPSARGAQSTYQLDLSDDELDSAEFTRLVGDALHAAPASAVRLLADALRLWRGRPLTEVHDEDFALAPVRRLTRLRETARRELINGHTALARYDLALPVAEQTVRERPDDPEAAAVLARLNARLRERHGDELLRHTLRGLRVDVVVVRGDLFDQEDANLVVGFSDTFDTFADDVVISRESVQGQLVDRLFQGRHRLLDDKLRRGLGAFTPLGRESVHTKRRGRRTRFPIGTVVAVPVGRRRVFAMAYSRLGNDLRARSGPADLRLSLERLWPSVARHGLFKPVAIPLIGAGLSRIVELDRTQLVLLIVETFTESLRQDPAACPELRVVIRADELERTDLSAVEAYLRGVDVRSPAFPPAKVR, from the coding sequence GTGCAGATCGGCATTCCGCGCGTACGCGTGAGCGTCCTGGGTCCCGTTCGGCTGGACGTGAACGGCACTCCGGTACGCCTCACTCCACTGACGGCCCGTCTGCTGGTCCGGCTGGTCGCGGCCGACGGTGAGGCCGTGACCGCCCGTCGGCTGTACCGGGACGTCTGGCAACAGACCGTCGAACTGCCGCGCCAGGAGCCGCGCAACCGCAACGAGGTGCAGAAGCGGATCCTGGAGCTGCGGCGCGCGTTCGACCTCGCCGGGCCGGGGTACGGCGCCCGGATCATCCGCACCGGACAGCTGCCGTCCGCGCGCGGCGCCCAGAGCACCTATCAACTGGACCTCTCCGACGACGAGTTGGACAGCGCCGAGTTCACCCGGCTGGTCGGCGACGCGCTGCACGCGGCACCGGCCTCGGCCGTCCGGCTGCTCGCGGACGCACTGCGGCTCTGGCGCGGCCGACCGCTGACGGAGGTGCACGACGAGGACTTCGCGCTCGCCCCGGTCCGGCGGCTGACCCGGCTCCGGGAGACCGCGCGGCGCGAACTGATCAACGGACACACCGCGCTGGCCCGCTACGACCTCGCCCTGCCGGTGGCCGAACAGACCGTCCGGGAACGGCCCGACGACCCCGAGGCCGCCGCCGTCCTCGCCCGGCTGAACGCCCGGCTGCGCGAGCGACACGGCGACGAGCTGCTGCGCCACACCCTGCGCGGGCTGCGGGTGGACGTGGTCGTGGTGCGCGGTGACCTGTTCGACCAGGAGGACGCCAACCTCGTCGTGGGGTTCTCCGACACCTTCGACACCTTCGCCGACGACGTCGTGATCAGCCGGGAGAGCGTGCAGGGCCAGCTGGTCGACCGCCTCTTCCAGGGCCGGCACCGGCTTCTGGACGACAAACTGCGCCGCGGGCTGGGCGCGTTCACCCCGCTGGGCAGGGAGAGCGTCCACACGAAGCGGCGCGGCCGGCGCACCCGTTTTCCCATCGGCACGGTCGTGGCGGTGCCCGTCGGCAGACGCCGGGTCTTCGCCATGGCCTACTCCCGGCTGGGCAACGACCTGCGTGCCCGGTCCGGACCGGCGGACCTGCGGCTGAGCCTGGAGCGGCTGTGGCCGTCGGTCGCCCGGCACGGGCTGTTCAAACCGGTGGCGATACCGCTGATCGGCGCGGGTCTGTCCCGCATCGTCGAACTGGACCGCACCCAGCTCGTGCTGCTGATCGTCGAGACCTTCACCGAGAGCCTGCGCCAGGACCCGGCCGCCTGCCCGGAGCTGCGTGTCGTCATCCGCGCCGACGAGCTGGAGCGGACCGACCTCTCGGCGGTCGAGGCGTATCTGCGCGGCGTCGACGTACGGAGCCCGGCCTTCCCGCCGGCCAAGGTGCGCTGA
- a CDS encoding fumarate hydratase, translating to MPSSSPRPAFAYTDLLPQGEDTTPYRLVTSEGVSTVEGPDGRTFLKVEPEALRKLAEEAIHDIQHYLRPAHLAQLRRIIDDPEASSNDKFVALDLLKNANIAAAGVLPMCQDTGTAIVMGKRGQNVLTQGRDEEALSRGIYDAYTELNLRYSQMAPLTMWEEKNTGSNLPAQIELYATDGGAYKFLFMAKGGGSANKSFLYQETKAVLNEASMMKFLEEKIRSLGTAACPPYHLAIVVGGTSAEYALKTAKYASAHYLDEIPSEGSELGHGFRDKELEEKVFELTQKIGIGAQFGGKYFCHDVRVVRLPRHGASCPVAIAVSCSADRQAVAKITAEGVFLEQLETDPARFLPETTDEHLDESGDVVKIDLNQPMDTILSELTRYPVKTRLSLTGPLVVARDIAHAKIKERLDAGEEMPQYLKDHPVYYAGPAKTPEGYASGSFGPTTAGRMDSYVEQFQAAGGSKVMLAKGNRSKQVTDACDAHGGFYLGSIGGPAARLAQDCIKKVEVLEYEELGMEAVWKIEVEDFPAFIVVDDKGNDFFQDPAPQPTFTNIPVRGPGLA from the coding sequence ATGCCGAGTAGTTCCCCCCGCCCAGCGTTCGCGTACACCGATCTGCTCCCCCAAGGAGAGGACACCACCCCGTACCGGCTGGTGACCTCCGAGGGTGTGTCCACCGTCGAGGGACCGGACGGGCGGACGTTCCTCAAGGTGGAGCCGGAGGCGCTGCGCAAGCTGGCCGAGGAGGCCATCCACGACATCCAGCACTACCTGCGCCCCGCGCACCTGGCTCAGCTGCGCCGCATCATCGACGACCCCGAGGCGTCCAGCAACGACAAGTTCGTCGCCCTGGACCTGCTGAAGAACGCGAACATCGCGGCGGCCGGTGTGCTCCCGATGTGCCAGGACACCGGCACGGCGATCGTCATGGGCAAGCGCGGACAGAACGTGCTGACGCAGGGCCGCGACGAGGAGGCGCTGAGCCGCGGCATCTACGACGCCTACACCGAGCTGAACCTGCGCTATTCGCAGATGGCTCCGCTCACCATGTGGGAGGAGAAGAACACCGGCTCCAACCTGCCGGCCCAGATCGAGCTGTACGCGACCGACGGCGGCGCCTACAAGTTCCTGTTCATGGCCAAGGGCGGCGGAAGCGCCAACAAGAGCTTCCTCTACCAGGAGACGAAGGCGGTCCTGAACGAGGCCTCCATGATGAAGTTCCTGGAGGAGAAGATCCGTTCGCTCGGTACGGCCGCCTGCCCGCCGTACCACCTGGCGATCGTCGTCGGCGGCACGAGCGCCGAGTACGCGCTGAAGACCGCGAAGTACGCCTCCGCGCACTACCTGGACGAGATCCCGTCCGAAGGCTCGGAGCTCGGCCACGGCTTCCGCGACAAGGAGCTGGAGGAGAAGGTCTTCGAGCTGACCCAGAAGATCGGCATCGGCGCGCAGTTCGGCGGCAAGTACTTCTGCCACGACGTCCGTGTGGTCCGGCTCCCCCGGCACGGCGCGTCCTGCCCGGTCGCCATCGCCGTCTCCTGCTCGGCCGACCGCCAGGCGGTCGCGAAGATCACGGCCGAGGGCGTCTTCCTGGAGCAGTTGGAGACCGACCCGGCGCGCTTCCTGCCGGAGACCACCGACGAGCACCTGGACGAATCCGGTGACGTCGTCAAGATCGACCTGAACCAGCCGATGGACACGATCCTCTCCGAGCTGACGAGGTACCCGGTCAAGACCAGGCTCTCGCTCACCGGCCCGCTGGTCGTCGCCCGTGACATCGCGCACGCGAAGATCAAGGAGCGGCTGGACGCGGGCGAGGAGATGCCGCAGTACCTGAAGGACCACCCGGTGTACTACGCCGGTCCGGCGAAGACCCCCGAGGGCTACGCCTCCGGTTCCTTCGGTCCCACGACGGCCGGCCGCATGGACTCCTACGTGGAGCAGTTCCAGGCGGCGGGCGGCTCGAAGGTGATGCTCGCCAAGGGCAACCGCAGCAAGCAGGTCACCGACGCGTGCGACGCGCACGGCGGCTTCTACCTCGGCTCCATCGGCGGCCCGGCCGCCCGCCTCGCCCAGGACTGCATCAAGAAGGTCGAGGTCCTGGAGTACGAGGAGCTGGGCATGGAGGCCGTCTGGAAGATCGAGGTCGAGGACTTCCCGGCGTTCATCGTGGTGGACGACAAGGGCAACGACTTCTTTCAGGACCCGGCCCCGCAGCCGACGTTCACGAACATTCCGGTACGAGGCCCCGGGCTGGCCTAG
- a CDS encoding class II fumarate hydratase — MTTEEPRYRIEHDSMGEVRVPAHAKWRAQTQRAVENFPVSGQRLERAHIEALARIKAAAAKVNAELGVLDKEVAEAIQEAAAEVVEGTWDEHFPVDVFQTGSGTSSNMNTNEVIATLASERLGRDVHPNDHVNASQSSNDVFPSSIHIAATAAVTHDLIPALEHLADSLARKSEEFADVVKSGRTHLMDATPVTLGQEFGGYAAQVRYGIERLEASLPRLAELPLGGTAVGTGINTPPGFSAAVIQEVARTTGLPLTEARDHFEAQGARDGIVETSGQLRTIAAGLTKIANDLRWMSSGPRTGLAEIRLPDLQPGSSIMPGKVNPVVPEAVLMVAAQVVGNDATIATAGAAGNFELNVMLPVIAKNVLESIRLLANISRLLADRTVDGITADRERTREYAESSPSVVTPLNKYIGYEEAAKVAKKSLAERKTIQQVVLEGGYVERGDLTLEQLDEALDVLRMTRP; from the coding sequence ATGACGACGGAAGAGCCGCGGTACCGGATCGAGCACGACTCGATGGGCGAGGTCCGGGTCCCGGCCCATGCCAAGTGGCGGGCGCAGACGCAGCGCGCCGTGGAGAACTTCCCCGTGTCCGGGCAGCGGCTCGAACGGGCGCACATCGAGGCGCTGGCCCGGATCAAGGCGGCCGCGGCGAAGGTGAACGCAGAACTCGGCGTGCTGGACAAGGAGGTGGCCGAGGCGATCCAGGAGGCCGCGGCGGAGGTCGTCGAGGGGACGTGGGACGAGCACTTCCCGGTGGACGTCTTCCAGACCGGGTCCGGGACCTCGTCCAACATGAACACCAACGAGGTCATCGCGACCCTGGCGAGCGAACGGCTCGGCCGGGACGTACACCCCAACGACCACGTCAACGCCTCGCAGTCGTCCAACGACGTGTTCCCGTCATCGATCCACATCGCCGCCACCGCGGCCGTCACGCACGACCTGATCCCGGCGCTGGAGCACCTCGCCGACTCCCTGGCCCGCAAGTCCGAGGAGTTCGCCGATGTCGTGAAGTCCGGGCGGACGCATCTGATGGACGCCACGCCCGTGACCCTCGGCCAGGAGTTCGGCGGGTACGCGGCCCAGGTGCGGTACGGCATCGAGCGGCTCGAGGCCTCCCTCCCCCGCCTCGCCGAGCTGCCGCTGGGCGGCACCGCCGTCGGCACCGGCATCAACACCCCGCCCGGTTTCTCCGCCGCCGTCATCCAGGAGGTCGCCCGTACCACCGGGCTGCCGCTCACCGAGGCCCGCGACCACTTCGAGGCGCAGGGCGCCCGGGACGGGATCGTGGAGACCAGCGGGCAGCTGCGGACCATCGCGGCCGGGCTGACGAAGATCGCCAACGATCTGCGCTGGATGTCCTCCGGGCCGCGCACCGGGCTCGCCGAGATCCGGCTGCCCGATCTGCAGCCGGGGTCGTCCATCATGCCGGGCAAGGTCAACCCGGTCGTACCGGAAGCCGTGTTGATGGTCGCCGCGCAGGTCGTCGGGAACGACGCCACCATCGCCACCGCCGGAGCCGCCGGGAACTTCGAGCTGAACGTCATGCTCCCGGTCATCGCCAAGAACGTGCTCGAATCGATCCGGCTGCTCGCCAATATCTCGCGGCTGCTGGCCGACCGGACGGTCGACGGCATCACCGCGGACCGGGAGCGGACCCGCGAGTACGCCGAGTCCTCCCCGTCCGTGGTCACCCCGCTCAACAAGTACATCGGCTACGAGGAGGCCGCGAAGGTCGCCAAGAAGTCCCTCGCGGAGCGCAAGACGATCCAGCAGGTCGTGCTGGAGGGCGGGTACGTGGAGCGCGGCGATCTGACGCTGGAGCAGCTCGACGAGGCGCTGGATGTCCTGCGGATGACGCGTCCGTAA
- a CDS encoding TIR domain-containing protein — MTNSPGLGHHSNYVNNNNGGNVNSGTQNFHGGTAAAATPAAPAESGPGPSPDRSRNVFVVHGRDEEARLKVFDLLRLLDLRPLEWEDLVRATGKTAPFLGEVIAQAPAQAQAALVLLTPDDIVQLHPELRGPNEPPFESEPTGQPRPNVLIELGMLLMAYPERTLLVEIGTLRQISDIGGMNVIRFDGSATALGKIVERLKLAGCRVNDTGSDWRQTWPYRHLSAYARSGRAVPPAR, encoded by the coding sequence ATGACCAACAGTCCCGGCTTGGGGCACCACAGCAACTACGTGAACAACAACAACGGCGGCAACGTGAACTCCGGGACGCAGAACTTCCACGGCGGCACGGCCGCGGCCGCCACTCCGGCCGCCCCGGCCGAAAGTGGTCCCGGTCCCTCCCCGGACCGCAGCCGCAACGTCTTCGTCGTCCACGGACGGGACGAGGAGGCACGGCTCAAGGTGTTCGACCTGCTGCGTCTGCTGGATCTACGGCCGCTGGAGTGGGAGGACCTGGTCAGAGCCACCGGCAAGACGGCGCCGTTCCTCGGCGAGGTCATCGCGCAGGCCCCCGCGCAGGCCCAGGCGGCGCTGGTGCTGCTCACCCCGGACGACATCGTCCAGCTGCACCCGGAACTGCGGGGTCCGAACGAGCCGCCGTTCGAGAGCGAGCCGACCGGGCAGCCCCGGCCGAACGTACTGATCGAACTGGGCATGCTGCTGATGGCCTACCCCGAGCGCACGCTGCTGGTGGAGATCGGCACGCTGCGCCAGATCTCCGACATCGGGGGCATGAACGTCATCCGGTTCGACGGCTCGGCGACCGCTCTCGGCAAGATCGTCGAACGGCTGAAGCTGGCCGGTTGCCGGGTCAACGACACCGGCTCGGACTGGCGCCAGACCTGGCCGTACCGCCATCTGTCGGCGTACGCCCGCTCCGGGCGAGCGGTACCGCCGGCCCGCTGA
- a CDS encoding ricin-type beta-trefoil lectin domain protein → MHRFRSRIRGTAVAVAAAATVFAGLTAPAAHAAPTATALPPDLERVRAAEATALYGDPAERPLADRKSALISLGDSEISGEGVGTYEAGTDGPDNWCHRSPDSAIHRTGIPADVTYNVACSGASTGNIRIGGSKQYADELVQSDSLAIKARNTRIKMIVLVIGANDDLQFGPVMTDCVTRYVTLQGPCQPKYDPGWQARVDGLVPKVEATVADLKTVMRDAGYGDGDYKLVLMGYPSPIGPDIHDNPNFPGKLAGGCMGYDSDAAWGRNTAVPLFERGMREAAEQSGAYYLDDSRLFHGHEVCMEDTWARGLYIDLTNPFPPDSNSVRQSFHPNYRGHGAFASCLTQFYDSGYREAGCADPASTGSPKLYPGAWDDAFRPLTDQATGNCLDASGGSSANATEVLGWDCHGGRNQGWWYDPGQRSFHLELTHDRCLDVPGASYTAGTGLIIWNCHGGTNQQFVREAGTIRPAAAPALCLTQAAARDRVRLQTCDGSAAQHFS, encoded by the coding sequence ATGCACCGCTTCAGATCCAGGATCAGAGGGACGGCCGTCGCTGTCGCGGCGGCCGCCACCGTGTTCGCGGGCCTCACGGCCCCCGCCGCCCACGCGGCCCCGACCGCCACCGCGCTGCCGCCCGACCTGGAGCGCGTCCGCGCCGCCGAGGCCACGGCCCTCTACGGCGACCCGGCCGAGCGGCCCCTGGCCGACCGCAAGAGCGCCCTGATCTCCCTCGGCGACAGCGAGATCTCCGGCGAGGGCGTCGGCACCTACGAGGCCGGCACCGACGGCCCCGACAACTGGTGCCACCGCTCGCCCGACTCCGCCATCCACCGCACCGGCATCCCCGCGGACGTCACCTACAACGTCGCCTGTTCGGGTGCCTCCACCGGCAACATCCGTATCGGCGGCAGCAAGCAGTACGCCGACGAACTCGTGCAGAGCGACAGCCTCGCCATCAAGGCCCGCAACACCCGGATCAAGATGATCGTGCTGGTCATCGGCGCCAACGACGACCTCCAGTTCGGCCCCGTCATGACCGACTGCGTCACTCGCTACGTCACCCTCCAGGGCCCCTGCCAGCCGAAATACGACCCCGGCTGGCAGGCCCGAGTCGACGGGCTGGTCCCGAAGGTGGAGGCGACCGTCGCCGACCTGAAGACGGTCATGCGCGACGCGGGCTACGGCGACGGCGACTACAAGCTCGTCCTCATGGGCTATCCGAGCCCGATCGGCCCCGACATCCACGACAACCCGAACTTCCCGGGCAAGCTGGCGGGCGGCTGCATGGGCTACGACTCCGACGCCGCCTGGGGCCGGAACACCGCCGTCCCGCTCTTCGAACGCGGGATGCGCGAGGCCGCCGAGCAGAGCGGCGCGTACTACCTCGACGACTCCCGGCTCTTCCACGGCCACGAGGTCTGCATGGAGGACACCTGGGCGCGCGGCCTGTACATCGACCTCACCAACCCCTTCCCGCCCGACTCCAACTCGGTACGGCAGTCCTTCCACCCCAACTACCGGGGCCACGGCGCCTTCGCGTCCTGCCTGACGCAGTTCTACGACTCCGGCTACCGCGAGGCGGGCTGCGCCGACCCGGCGAGCACCGGCAGCCCGAAGCTGTACCCGGGCGCCTGGGACGACGCGTTCCGCCCGCTGACGGACCAGGCCACGGGTAACTGCCTGGACGCGTCGGGAGGTTCGAGCGCGAACGCCACGGAGGTGCTCGGCTGGGACTGCCACGGCGGCCGCAACCAGGGCTGGTGGTACGACCCCGGGCAGCGCTCCTTCCATCTGGAGCTGACCCACGACCGGTGCCTGGATGTACCGGGTGCGTCCTACACCGCCGGCACCGGCCTGATCATCTGGAACTGCCACGGCGGCACCAACCAGCAGTTCGTCCGGGAGGCGGGAACGATACGGCCGGCGGCGGCACCGGCGCTGTGCCTCACCCAGGCGGCGGCGAGAGACCGGGTCCGGCTGCAGACCTGCGACGGCTCGGCGGCCCAGCACTTCAGCTGA
- the fomD gene encoding cytidylyl-2-hydroxypropylphosphonate hydrolase, protein MTDDGAMTRVDAGPATHWTPGTGILWRYRENAGEHFHIARPVTVVRDDEDLLAVWLAPGTECMKPALADGTPVHLEPLRSRYTKPRTVQRDGWFGTGVLKLAQPGRPWSVWLFWEPGWRFKNWYVNLEQPLARWAGGVDSEDYFLDIAVHPDRSWHWRDEDEFAQAQRDGLMDAATAERVRAAGRDAVEVIEAWGSPFADGWQHWRPDPSWAVPSLPEDWDRTPAHVSS, encoded by the coding sequence ATGACGGACGACGGAGCGATGACACGCGTGGACGCGGGACCTGCGACGCACTGGACCCCCGGGACCGGGATCCTGTGGCGCTACCGGGAGAACGCCGGCGAGCACTTCCACATCGCCCGGCCCGTCACCGTCGTACGCGACGACGAGGATCTGCTCGCGGTGTGGCTGGCACCCGGCACCGAGTGCATGAAGCCGGCCCTGGCCGACGGCACGCCCGTACATCTGGAGCCGCTGCGGTCCCGCTACACCAAGCCGCGCACGGTGCAGCGGGACGGCTGGTTCGGCACGGGCGTGCTGAAGCTGGCCCAGCCCGGCCGACCCTGGTCGGTGTGGCTGTTCTGGGAGCCGGGCTGGCGGTTCAAGAACTGGTACGTCAACCTTGAGCAGCCCCTGGCCCGTTGGGCGGGCGGGGTGGACTCCGAGGACTACTTCCTGGACATCGCCGTGCACCCCGACCGTAGTTGGCACTGGCGTGACGAGGACGAGTTCGCGCAGGCCCAGCGGGACGGGCTGATGGACGCGGCCACCGCCGAACGGGTCCGGGCGGCCGGGCGGGACGCGGTGGAGGTGATCGAGGCCTGGGGGTCGCCGTTCGCGGACGGCTGGCAGCACTGGCGCCCGGATCCGTCCTGGGCGGTACCTTCTCTCCCCGAGGACTGGGACCGAACGCCCGCGCACGTGTCCTCATGA
- a CDS encoding DUF1707 SHOCT-like domain-containing protein, translating to MDLQKPARTQDAAPGVTELRASDADRDRVADILREALAEGRLTADEHAERVEGVLHAKTVGELEVFIRDLPAAHQGPAAPAYTPVPPRPAPGAIPAEADANVVAVFSSAVRRGRWRAGRRLHAYSVFGSVEIDLSEAIFEYQQVVIKAISVFGDVQIRVPENVSLRGTGGGVLGNFEVDTLDSVDSDAPVVYVDGWAVLGNVEARPKRGKRVADILDRVQSKVDRKLERVQDKVDRKMRKHLGR from the coding sequence GTGGACCTTCAGAAGCCCGCCCGTACCCAGGACGCCGCACCGGGCGTCACCGAACTGCGCGCCTCGGACGCCGATCGCGACCGGGTCGCCGACATCCTGCGCGAGGCCCTCGCCGAGGGCCGGCTGACCGCAGACGAGCACGCCGAGCGCGTCGAAGGAGTGCTGCACGCCAAGACGGTGGGCGAGCTGGAGGTCTTCATCCGGGACCTGCCCGCCGCCCACCAGGGCCCCGCCGCCCCCGCCTACACGCCGGTCCCGCCCCGCCCCGCCCCGGGCGCGATCCCGGCCGAGGCCGATGCCAACGTGGTCGCCGTCTTCAGCAGCGCGGTGCGCCGGGGCCGCTGGCGCGCCGGCCGCCGCCTGCATGCGTACTCGGTCTTCGGCAGCGTCGAGATCGACCTCAGCGAGGCGATATTCGAGTACCAGCAGGTCGTGATCAAGGCCATCTCGGTCTTCGGCGACGTCCAGATCCGCGTCCCGGAGAACGTGTCGCTGCGCGGCACCGGCGGCGGTGTCCTCGGCAACTTCGAGGTGGACACGCTGGATTCGGTCGATTCCGACGCGCCGGTCGTCTACGTCGACGGCTGGGCCGTGCTCGGCAATGTCGAGGCGCGCCCCAAGCGCGGCAAGCGCGTGGCGGACATCCTGGACCGGGTGCAGAGCAAGGTGGACCGGAAGCTGGAGCGGGTCCAGGACAAGGTCGACCGGAAGATGCGCAAACACCTGGGCCGTTGA
- a CDS encoding WhiB family transcriptional regulator, with the protein MLQPPHSSLQIAAVPAQRVPARDRDQDAPWHTEAVCRRDEAGLFFAPSKEPTAARLSREEAAKRVCARCPVMVECREHALLQPEPYGVWGGLTAAERRVVLARRRRREMELKKAARATTANRIAG; encoded by the coding sequence GTGCTGCAACCGCCGCATTCGTCCCTGCAGATCGCTGCCGTCCCGGCGCAGCGGGTGCCAGCGCGAGACAGGGATCAAGATGCTCCCTGGCACACCGAGGCGGTGTGCCGTCGCGACGAGGCCGGCTTGTTCTTCGCCCCCTCGAAAGAGCCGACCGCCGCCCGGCTGTCCCGGGAGGAAGCGGCCAAGCGCGTCTGCGCCCGCTGCCCGGTGATGGTCGAGTGCCGCGAGCACGCCCTCCTCCAGCCCGAACCGTACGGGGTCTGGGGCGGCCTCACGGCAGCGGAACGCCGCGTGGTCCTGGCGAGGCGCCGCCGCCGCGAGATGGAACTGAAGAAGGCGGCAAGGGCGACAACGGCGAACCGCATAGCCGGCTGA